GGATCAGGAGCGCGGCCAGGGCGGGGGGGCCGCCGCCGGCGGTGAGGAGGCCCCTGAAGGTGACGGCCCCCGGGCTTGAGGGTGAAGAGGATGCGGCCGCCCAGGTGGTCTCGAAGTCTGGAGGGTCGCCCGCGAGCGCCTCGTCGGTGGCCTGGTGGTAGAGCTCTTTTAGCGCGTCGGGCTTGCGAGACATGCGTCCTCCTGATCGTCGAGGTGGGTGCGAAGGGCGCGTTTGGCGCGGTCGTAATGCGTGCGGGCCGTGCCCGGGTTGATGCCCAGGGTGCGGGCGGCCTCGTCCAGGGTCAGTTCGTGGTAAAAGACCAGCTCAATCAGATCGCGCTGGCGCGGCGAAAGGGTAAGCAGGGCCTGTTGCACGGCGGCGACCCGAGGGTCGGCGTGGGGTGTTTTGGGTAATTCGGCCGGGGCTTTTTGCAGCGCCCCGAAGTCCAGCGCGACAAAACGCGAAAAGGTCTGGCGCCGCCGGAGCGCGCGCACCTTGTTGCGCACAAGCCCAAAGAGAAAACTCTTAAACGCCTCCGGATCCCGGCAACTCGCCGACCCATCGATCAACGCCTCATACGCCGCCTGCAGCGCA
The sequence above is drawn from the Lujinxingia vulgaris genome and encodes:
- a CDS encoding RNA polymerase sigma factor, producing the protein MTPLRQQIEALHADAFRWALHQAGERELAEDALQAAYEALIDGSASCRDPEAFKSFLFGLVRNKVRALRRRQTFSRFVALDFGALQKAPAELPKTPHADPRVAAVQQALLTLSPRQRDLIELVFYHELTLDEAARTLGINPGTARTHYDRAKRALRTHLDDQEDACLASPTR